The Chitinophaga sp. H8 genome contains a region encoding:
- a CDS encoding MFS transporter, whose amino-acid sequence MLATVRHFQEVKMLVKIAHTYKSSFSGLSKETWLLSIVMLINRSSTMVVPFMSMYITQSMHRSVADAGLIITLFGVGSVLGSAAGGYFIDKMGFRSVQLFSSVIGGILFLLFGQIDNFLVLCIMTVALSFVAEAFRPANMAAIAAYSAPHNLTRSYSLNRLAMNLGWGVGSSLGGILAAINYHLLFWVEGIVYMIVGGLIVILLPSQQQSTKASRIQQQPVAGRSPWRDPFLLRFLILVAVYSSCFILMFRLVPVYWKESWHMEEWVIGLLMGLNGIIIALFEMVLVRYWENRRTNMYYIIAGVFMTAIGYGFLVMPGMTVLVMALGSVLFITIGEMMAYPFINTIIMSGANEHDRGKYAAAYALSWSVAQIAGPGGGALLVEQWGYVVLWSVLVAICIISAIAFSMLKKESQPTSTS is encoded by the coding sequence ATGCTGGCAACAGTCAGGCATTTTCAGGAGGTAAAGATGTTAGTTAAGATCGCGCACACCTATAAGTCTTCTTTTAGCGGGTTGAGTAAGGAAACCTGGTTGCTGAGCATTGTTATGTTGATCAACAGATCAAGTACGATGGTAGTGCCCTTTATGAGTATGTATATTACACAAAGCATGCACCGGAGTGTGGCCGATGCGGGCCTGATCATTACCTTATTTGGGGTAGGGTCCGTATTGGGCTCGGCAGCAGGGGGCTACTTTATTGATAAAATGGGGTTCAGGTCGGTACAGCTCTTTTCTTCTGTGATAGGCGGAATACTGTTCCTGCTTTTTGGCCAGATTGATAATTTCCTGGTACTATGTATCATGACGGTAGCCCTGAGTTTTGTGGCAGAAGCATTCAGGCCGGCCAATATGGCGGCTATTGCTGCTTATTCAGCACCTCATAATTTAACCAGGTCTTATTCTCTGAACAGGCTGGCCATGAATCTGGGCTGGGGCGTAGGTAGTTCATTGGGAGGTATCCTGGCCGCTATTAATTACCACCTGTTGTTTTGGGTAGAGGGTATTGTTTACATGATTGTAGGGGGGCTCATTGTTATCTTGTTGCCTTCACAGCAACAATCAACTAAAGCATCCCGCATACAACAGCAGCCGGTTGCCGGACGTTCACCCTGGCGGGATCCTTTTCTCCTACGTTTTTTAATACTGGTAGCCGTGTATAGCAGCTGCTTTATTTTAATGTTCCGGTTAGTACCGGTATATTGGAAAGAGTCGTGGCATATGGAGGAATGGGTAATCGGTTTATTGATGGGTTTAAACGGAATTATTATTGCCTTGTTTGAAATGGTCCTGGTGCGGTACTGGGAAAACAGGAGAACAAATATGTATTATATAATAGCCGGTGTATTTATGACAGCTATAGGATATGGATTTCTGGTAATGCCAGGAATGACCGTGCTGGTAATGGCTTTAGGGTCGGTATTGTTTATTACAATCGGGGAGATGATGGCCTATCCTTTTATTAATACCATTATTATGAGCGGGGCTAATGAGCATGACAGAGGTAAATATGCTGCTGCATATGCTTTATCATGGTCTGTGGCGCAGATAGCCGGGCCGGGTGGTGGCGCTTTGCTGGTAGAGCAATGGGGGTACGTTGTGTTGTGGAGCGTGCTGGTGGCCATATGTATAATAAGTGCAATAGCGTTCAGCATGCTTAAAAAGGAGTCGCAGCCAACAAGCACTTCCTGA
- a CDS encoding outer membrane beta-barrel family protein yields the protein MNKLILLMGIPLLGAITTVFAQKDPAGSIQVKIADATGNPLPYASVAVRKAADTSLVKGQLSDTDGKCAFEKIAAGTYFIQASQMGYTAHQSEVFRVDGTHTRIDLKTITLQLAPKNLQGVEVTAQKPFIERSEGKTILNVESSIAAAGNTAMDILRRAPGVSVDKDDNLLLKGKQGVTVMLDGKLTYLSNESLAELLKSMQAESISQIEIITSPGAKYDAAGTSGIINIKTKKGQLVGLNGTANAGFGGGKYLFYNAGGNINWRTKRLNVFGNFNLGDRQSYNTRLLFRTTGGNIPLQFRQDVYQTNDFLNRSVKAGIDYSISSTQTIGVLVNGYSNAFWREAPSATQIANQGGTTDSVLYTAVNANNRFKNISLNLNYKLKLDTSGGEFTIDADYAKFKNQMNTELSDSLRNVHSGTVLQQGTLRTLPNTDITIKSIKADLVKVLNKTTKLEAGFKASMVSTDNMMRYDSLVDHTYVPVLSQYDQFIYKEQVIAGYLAYKKQIKNTDFVLGLRLEQTTSDGHSISLKSKIKKTYLDYFPNVTVDHKFSENHKLSLAYSKRINRPGYGQLNPFLFFLDKYTYFRGNSFLTPEYTHNTELSYMFKQKYIATLGYSRTNDLIDEYLAVNDETRITISTNKNLGKQNTYSLNLTLPFDPVKWWNTSNNLSVYYNQYRIRDTVKNFTTEKLAYSFNSTNTFTLPHDFKLELSGWYESANVYGIFVARSMWAVNAGIQKTVLQKKGTLKLNVNDIFASNRFRGVANYNNVYLNVNNRWQNRTVNLSFSYRFGNNKIEAARERQTGSADELKRAGN from the coding sequence ATGAACAAGCTCATTTTATTAATGGGAATACCATTGTTAGGTGCGATAACCACAGTTTTCGCCCAAAAAGATCCCGCCGGCAGCATCCAGGTAAAAATTGCGGATGCTACCGGTAACCCGCTCCCCTATGCAAGTGTAGCAGTACGTAAAGCCGCTGATACTTCGCTGGTAAAAGGACAGCTAAGTGATACCGACGGCAAATGTGCTTTTGAGAAAATAGCTGCTGGTACTTACTTTATCCAGGCCTCACAAATGGGCTATACTGCTCATCAGAGTGAGGTATTCCGGGTGGATGGCACACATACCCGCATAGATCTGAAAACAATCACATTACAGCTGGCTCCGAAAAATCTGCAGGGCGTGGAAGTGACGGCACAAAAGCCGTTTATTGAAAGGAGTGAAGGAAAAACCATCCTGAATGTAGAAAGTAGTATTGCTGCGGCAGGTAATACTGCCATGGATATCTTAAGAAGGGCGCCAGGAGTGAGTGTGGATAAAGACGATAACCTGCTGCTGAAAGGAAAGCAGGGGGTAACGGTAATGCTCGACGGTAAGCTTACTTATCTGTCAAATGAGTCGCTGGCTGAATTGCTTAAAAGTATGCAGGCAGAAAGCATTTCCCAGATTGAAATCATCACCAGTCCGGGTGCCAAGTATGATGCTGCCGGCACATCAGGAATAATAAATATCAAAACCAAGAAAGGACAGTTAGTAGGACTGAACGGCACTGCAAATGCCGGTTTTGGAGGAGGTAAATACCTTTTTTATAATGCAGGTGGAAACATCAACTGGAGAACAAAACGACTGAATGTATTCGGCAATTTTAATCTGGGCGACCGGCAGAGTTACAATACCCGCTTATTGTTCCGTACTACTGGTGGCAATATTCCTTTACAGTTCCGTCAGGATGTATATCAGACCAATGATTTTCTGAACAGGTCTGTTAAGGCTGGCATAGACTATTCTATCTCTTCCACACAAACGATTGGAGTGTTGGTAAATGGGTATAGTAATGCATTCTGGCGGGAAGCACCTAGCGCCACGCAGATTGCAAATCAGGGAGGTACTACTGATTCTGTTTTATATACAGCTGTGAATGCGAATAACCGTTTTAAAAATATATCGCTGAACCTCAACTATAAATTGAAACTGGATACCAGCGGAGGAGAGTTTACAATAGATGCTGATTACGCAAAGTTTAAGAACCAGATGAACACGGAACTTAGTGATAGTTTGCGCAATGTGCATTCAGGGACAGTACTGCAGCAAGGTACGCTCAGAACACTGCCAAATACTGACATTACCATTAAAAGTATAAAAGCAGATCTGGTAAAAGTACTTAACAAAACCACTAAACTGGAAGCCGGTTTTAAAGCCAGTATGGTCAGTACAGATAATATGATGCGGTACGACTCCCTGGTAGATCATACCTATGTGCCGGTGCTTTCCCAATATGACCAGTTTATCTATAAAGAACAGGTGATTGCGGGCTACCTCGCTTATAAGAAACAAATAAAAAATACTGACTTTGTATTGGGGCTACGTCTGGAACAAACTACTTCTGATGGCCATTCCATTTCATTGAAAAGTAAGATAAAAAAAACGTACCTCGACTATTTTCCTAATGTGACAGTAGACCATAAGTTCTCTGAAAATCATAAACTTTCCCTGGCTTATTCTAAACGGATCAACCGTCCGGGATATGGCCAACTGAACCCCTTCCTTTTCTTCCTTGATAAGTATACCTACTTCCGGGGAAATTCATTTCTTACGCCTGAATATACCCACAATACGGAACTGTCCTATATGTTTAAGCAGAAGTATATTGCTACCCTGGGATACAGCCGCACCAATGACCTGATAGATGAATACCTGGCCGTAAATGATGAAACCAGGATTACCATCAGTACCAATAAGAATCTGGGTAAACAAAATACATATTCGCTCAATCTTACCTTGCCATTCGATCCGGTGAAATGGTGGAATACCAGTAACAATTTATCCGTTTATTATAATCAATACCGGATAAGAGATACTGTTAAAAATTTTACCACGGAAAAGCTGGCTTATAGTTTTAACAGTACCAACACATTCACCCTACCACACGACTTTAAACTGGAATTAAGTGGCTGGTATGAATCCGCTAATGTATATGGCATTTTTGTTGCCAGATCTATGTGGGCGGTTAACGCAGGGATACAGAAAACCGTTTTACAGAAAAAAGGGACCCTTAAGCTGAATGTGAATGACATCTTTGCTTCCAACCGTTTCAGAGGTGTTGCCAATTATAATAATGTATATCTGAATGTGAATAACCGCTGGCAAAACAGAACAGTAAATCTTTCCTTTAGTTATCGCTTTGGAAATAATAAAATAGAGGCTGCCAGAGAAAGGCAAACCGGCTCGGCGGATGAACTAAAGCGTGCCGGAAATTAA
- a CDS encoding alpha-L-rhamnosidase C-terminal domain-containing protein produces MKYILTGIFFLTCMVSNAQDWQAQWISTFEHKKDTNTWQVFRKTVDVASNPQKAIVRIAVDSKYWLWINGKMIVYEGGLKRGPNPNDTYFDIVDISKHLHKGKNSFAILSWYWGKDGFSHKSSGKSGLVAEINVDGKIQGTDKTWKALRHPAFGKTGAPHPNYRMPDDNIHFDARKDIGQWMQPGYDDTSWPDALELGKPPVAPWNNLVERPIPLWRVAAPKRYENDKQLPRVSDGKPIEARLPRNITISPYLKVNAPAGLIIDMRTDNYKGGSEYNYRSEYVTKDGVQEFESLAYLNGHAMIYTIPAGVEILDLRYRETRYNTEFSGSFDCDDPFLNSLWIKSRNTMNVNMRDAIQDPDRERAQWWGDAAILIGEIFHSCDPRAYQLIKKAILNLADWQKPDGVLYSPVPTGSWDRELPGQMLSSIGAYGFWYYYLYTGDVATIKHVYPAVKRYLNLWQLGPDGLLIHREGGWDWGDWGENIDRPVLDNALLYQALKAAGQMAGVTGDTADIHRYRTMMRHIKDNYNRVFWTGSEYRSPGYTGVTDERGHGLAVLFDLAEPQQYPAIKQVFNHSFNASPYMEKYVLEALFKMGDATAALSRMKSRYQKMVNSPLSTLWEGWGIGAEGYGGGSYNHGWSGGPLTLLMEYVCGVTPIDTGFSRFKILPQPGNLNRASASFETVKGTVRSSFQKSANNMQINVTVPPLTSAIVGVPARNVKYIKLNGKVVWKKGQYIKQRGTLLALPTDRIGFEISSGKWRFKAKY; encoded by the coding sequence ATGAAATATATACTAACGGGCATTTTCTTTCTTACTTGTATGGTATCTAACGCGCAGGACTGGCAAGCTCAATGGATATCAACTTTCGAGCATAAAAAAGACACCAATACCTGGCAGGTATTTCGCAAAACTGTTGATGTAGCTTCAAATCCTCAAAAAGCAATTGTCCGTATAGCAGTGGACTCAAAATACTGGTTATGGATAAACGGTAAAATGATCGTTTATGAAGGAGGGCTTAAAAGAGGTCCAAATCCCAATGATACCTATTTCGATATTGTTGATATTTCAAAACACCTGCATAAGGGAAAGAACAGTTTTGCAATTCTTTCCTGGTATTGGGGTAAAGATGGTTTTTCTCACAAAAGCAGCGGAAAGTCGGGGCTGGTTGCCGAGATAAATGTAGATGGCAAAATTCAGGGTACCGACAAAACCTGGAAAGCATTACGCCATCCGGCTTTTGGCAAAACCGGAGCTCCACACCCTAATTACCGCATGCCCGATGACAACATTCATTTTGATGCCCGAAAAGATATAGGGCAGTGGATGCAACCGGGTTATGATGATACTTCATGGCCGGATGCTTTAGAACTGGGTAAGCCGCCGGTAGCACCATGGAATAACCTGGTTGAACGACCTATCCCACTTTGGAGAGTAGCAGCACCAAAGCGCTATGAGAATGATAAACAACTTCCCAGGGTGAGCGATGGGAAACCTATTGAAGCCAGACTTCCCCGGAATATTACTATTTCTCCCTACCTGAAAGTGAATGCCCCTGCCGGACTCATAATAGACATGCGTACCGATAACTATAAAGGCGGAAGCGAATACAACTACCGCTCGGAATATGTAACGAAAGACGGTGTGCAGGAGTTTGAGAGCCTGGCATATCTAAACGGGCATGCTATGATTTATACCATTCCGGCCGGTGTGGAAATTCTGGATCTTCGTTACCGAGAAACACGTTATAATACCGAATTTTCCGGAAGTTTTGATTGTGATGATCCTTTTCTCAACTCGTTATGGATCAAATCAAGAAATACCATGAATGTGAACATGCGTGATGCTATCCAGGACCCTGACCGCGAACGTGCGCAATGGTGGGGAGATGCAGCTATACTGATAGGTGAAATTTTTCATTCCTGTGACCCTCGTGCATATCAGCTTATAAAGAAAGCAATTCTTAACCTGGCCGACTGGCAAAAGCCTGATGGTGTATTGTATTCTCCGGTACCAACTGGTAGCTGGGACAGGGAACTTCCGGGACAAATGCTTTCCAGCATCGGAGCATACGGATTCTGGTATTATTACCTGTATACAGGAGATGTTGCAACTATCAAACATGTGTACCCTGCGGTCAAACGTTATTTGAATCTATGGCAACTTGGACCTGATGGCCTTTTGATTCATCGTGAAGGTGGTTGGGATTGGGGCGACTGGGGCGAAAATATTGACAGGCCAGTGTTAGACAATGCACTACTATACCAGGCTCTCAAAGCAGCAGGCCAGATGGCTGGTGTTACTGGTGATACCGCAGATATTCACCGTTATAGAACGATGATGAGGCACATTAAAGATAACTACAATCGTGTATTCTGGACGGGATCCGAGTACCGGTCGCCCGGATACACCGGCGTTACTGATGAACGCGGTCACGGGCTGGCTGTTTTATTTGATCTGGCCGAACCACAACAATACCCTGCCATAAAACAGGTATTCAACCACTCGTTCAATGCCAGCCCATATATGGAAAAATATGTACTGGAAGCGCTGTTTAAAATGGGCGATGCTACAGCAGCCTTAAGCAGGATGAAATCAAGGTACCAGAAAATGGTAAATAGCCCTCTTTCAACACTATGGGAAGGATGGGGCATTGGAGCTGAAGGTTATGGAGGGGGTAGCTATAATCATGGCTGGTCTGGTGGGCCACTTACACTGTTAATGGAATATGTGTGCGGAGTTACGCCAATTGACACCGGGTTTTCCAGGTTCAAAATATTACCACAGCCAGGAAATTTGAACAGGGCTTCGGCTTCTTTTGAAACTGTGAAAGGAACTGTCCGGTCATCATTCCAAAAATCGGCCAATAATATGCAAATCAATGTAACCGTTCCGCCATTGACCAGTGCCATAGTTGGTGTACCTGCCAGGAATGTAAAATATATCAAGCTCAACGGAAAAGTAGTCTGGAAAAAGGGCCAGTACATAAAACAAAGAGGGACTCTATTAGCACTCCCTACAGATCGGATCGGATTTGAAATCTCTTCAGGGAAGTGGCGTTTTAAAGCGAAGTATTAA
- a CDS encoding efflux RND transporter periplasmic adaptor subunit, which produces MKHIRRTTNYKFPGLLAVTALIMVVYACNNTAATGVAGGEAVPPAATLPVMTVDTATTFTTRDYAAVLEGKVNVDVRTQVDGYLDKIFIDEGSYVKAGQPLFQINASPFKEQLNRDLASLHAMESALTTAELEVEKIKPLVENKVVAEMQLKIAQAAWQTAKANVEQARAAVAAARINVGFTLVKAPVSGYIGRIPKRVGNLVGKGDAVPLTTLSDISEVYAYFSMSENDFIDFSQGASGSNLAQKLQQLHPVTLLLSNGDSYPHKGRIEMVDGQFNKTTAAISLRATFPNPASVLRSGNTGKVRRDQEYPGALLVPQAATLEMQNKTFVYVVGDSNIVKRQIIQIAGSNNNRFIVKEGLKRGDRVVTAGIETLMEGTAIIPESDQKKTAGDTATVNPK; this is translated from the coding sequence ATGAAGCACATCAGACGTACAACAAACTATAAATTTCCGGGGTTGCTGGCAGTAACCGCATTAATAATGGTTGTATATGCTTGTAATAATACCGCTGCTACGGGTGTAGCTGGAGGAGAAGCTGTACCTCCGGCCGCAACCTTACCTGTAATGACTGTAGACACCGCCACCACATTTACCACGCGTGATTATGCTGCGGTATTGGAGGGAAAAGTAAACGTAGATGTCCGGACACAGGTAGATGGGTATCTGGATAAGATATTTATTGATGAAGGCAGTTATGTAAAAGCGGGACAGCCATTATTCCAGATAAATGCAAGCCCGTTTAAGGAGCAGCTGAACAGGGATCTGGCCAGTTTGCATGCCATGGAATCTGCGCTTACAACAGCTGAGCTGGAAGTGGAAAAAATAAAACCACTGGTAGAAAATAAAGTAGTGGCAGAAATGCAGTTGAAAATTGCACAGGCGGCATGGCAAACGGCAAAAGCCAACGTGGAACAGGCCAGGGCTGCCGTTGCTGCTGCACGTATCAATGTTGGTTTTACCCTGGTGAAAGCCCCGGTTAGCGGGTATATAGGACGTATCCCCAAAAGAGTAGGCAACCTGGTAGGGAAAGGCGATGCGGTGCCGCTTACCACCTTGTCTGATATCAGTGAGGTGTATGCTTATTTCTCTATGAGTGAAAATGATTTTATAGACTTTAGCCAGGGTGCCTCCGGCAGTAATCTGGCACAAAAACTACAGCAACTGCACCCTGTTACCCTGTTATTGTCAAATGGTGACAGCTATCCGCACAAAGGCCGTATTGAAATGGTAGATGGCCAGTTTAATAAAACGACAGCGGCGATCAGCTTACGCGCTACATTTCCTAATCCGGCCTCCGTGTTGCGCTCCGGTAATACCGGTAAGGTAAGAAGAGATCAGGAATACCCTGGGGCTTTGCTGGTACCGCAGGCGGCTACACTGGAAATGCAGAATAAAACCTTCGTGTATGTAGTGGGCGACAGTAACATCGTGAAACGCCAGATTATCCAGATTGCAGGAAGTAACAACAACCGGTTTATTGTGAAAGAAGGGTTGAAACGCGGCGACAGGGTAGTAACAGCTGGTATTGAAACCCTTATGGAGGGGACTGCCATTATACCTGAATCTGATCAAAAGAAAACTGCTGGGGATACTGCTACAGTAAATCCGAAATAG
- a CDS encoding efflux RND transporter permease subunit: MLNKIIQRPVLATVISVILVILGLVGLSRLPVTQFPDIAPPSVMVSASFPGGNAATVLRAVVTPLEEAINGVENMTYISSNASNDGAAMVTVYFKLGTDPDQAAVNVQNRVAQVTSQLPPEVVQAGITTTKQQSGMIMILDVYSDDNSKYDEAFLQNFAKINVIPEIKRIPGVGQAQIFGARDYAMRIWLKPAQLAAYQVTPKEVMAAIQDQSLEAAPGKFGEGSDEALSYVINYKGKFNQPEQFENIVIRVAPDGSVLFLKDVARIELGSASYNTDNRVNGKDAVTMAIFQTNGSNANEIQTTVGEVMDNAAKTFPKGVKYQVTMSTKEQLDESITQVKTTLIEAFILVFVIVFLFLQDFRSTLIPAIAVPVSLLGTFFFLQMMGFSINMLTLFALVLAIGIVVDDAIVVVEAVHSKMERTHLPAHAATMSAMGEITGAIVSITLVMAAVFFPVGFMEGPTGVFYRQFAFTLAVAILISALNALTLSPALCALFLKNTHAGEGNENGKVNTTKGFSARFFTAFNTSFQAMTGKYTRAVKWLITYKWVSLGGLALIIVSTVVLMNTTPKGFIPNEDGSFVAFSLALPPGAGLDRTSEVLHRADSILKQYPAVASSTTISGYNILSNGASPAYAMGFMKLKPIKERGKVQNIDAITVELGEQLSSIKEGTFSVFTFPTVPGFGTFNGLELVLQDRTGGQVEQFSATANNFIGELMQRPEIGVAFTMFKADFPQFEVQVDAIKAKQLGVSVSELMMTLQTYYGSNQASDFNRFGKYYRVMVQADASARNTPESMDGIFVKNDQGEMVPVTSIVTLKRIYGPEMMNRYNLFNAITINAMPKPGFSTGDAMKAVEEVAAQKLPVGYSYEWTGLSKEEKTSGNQMVLIFGLALVFVYFLLAAQYESYILPLAVLLSIPTGILGVFLAINIAGIDNNIYVQVGLVMLIGLLAKNAILIVEFAVQRRKAGKTLLSASLEAAKLRLRPIIMTSLAFVAGLVPLMTVKGASAIGNHSISIGTAGGMLSGVILGVFIIPVLFIVFQFLHERVSRKKKVLVTKEHEMLSPVV; the protein is encoded by the coding sequence ATGTTAAATAAAATTATTCAAAGACCAGTACTCGCTACGGTAATATCCGTTATCCTGGTCATACTCGGGTTAGTAGGGTTGTCCCGCTTGCCTGTAACACAGTTCCCCGATATTGCACCACCCAGTGTCATGGTGTCTGCCAGTTTTCCGGGTGGTAATGCTGCTACGGTGTTGCGTGCGGTAGTAACGCCCCTGGAAGAAGCGATCAATGGAGTGGAAAATATGACCTATATATCATCTAATGCTTCTAATGACGGGGCTGCGATGGTGACGGTTTATTTTAAGCTGGGAACAGACCCTGACCAGGCGGCAGTAAACGTGCAGAACCGGGTGGCGCAGGTAACCAGCCAGCTGCCTCCTGAGGTAGTACAGGCAGGGATCACTACTACTAAACAACAAAGTGGTATGATTATGATCCTGGATGTATACAGTGACGATAACAGCAAGTACGATGAAGCTTTTCTGCAAAACTTTGCGAAGATCAATGTTATACCAGAGATCAAGCGTATACCGGGTGTAGGGCAGGCACAGATTTTTGGTGCCAGGGACTATGCTATGCGGATATGGTTGAAACCAGCACAACTGGCAGCCTACCAGGTGACACCAAAGGAGGTGATGGCCGCTATCCAGGACCAGAGTCTGGAAGCTGCACCCGGGAAGTTTGGAGAAGGCTCGGATGAAGCATTGTCTTATGTGATTAACTATAAAGGGAAGTTTAATCAACCGGAGCAGTTTGAAAATATTGTAATTCGTGTGGCACCGGATGGCTCCGTATTATTCCTGAAAGATGTGGCGCGCATAGAACTTGGGTCTGCCAGCTATAATACAGACAATAGGGTAAATGGAAAGGATGCGGTAACAATGGCCATCTTCCAGACCAATGGCTCTAATGCCAATGAGATCCAGACGACTGTAGGAGAAGTGATGGATAATGCTGCGAAGACCTTCCCAAAAGGGGTGAAGTATCAGGTTACCATGAGCACCAAAGAACAACTGGACGAATCGATTACGCAAGTGAAAACTACGCTGATAGAGGCTTTTATCCTGGTGTTTGTGATCGTATTCCTCTTCCTGCAGGATTTCAGATCTACGTTGATTCCTGCTATTGCCGTACCTGTTTCCTTGTTAGGTACCTTCTTCTTCCTGCAGATGATGGGCTTTTCTATAAATATGCTCACCCTGTTTGCATTGGTACTGGCAATCGGTATCGTAGTAGACGATGCCATCGTGGTAGTGGAGGCCGTGCATAGCAAAATGGAGCGAACACATCTTCCGGCGCATGCGGCTACGATGTCTGCAATGGGAGAGATTACCGGAGCTATCGTTTCTATTACACTTGTAATGGCAGCCGTATTCTTTCCGGTAGGATTTATGGAAGGGCCTACGGGGGTGTTTTACCGGCAGTTTGCATTTACCCTGGCTGTGGCTATTCTCATTTCAGCGCTCAATGCGCTTACCTTAAGCCCGGCTTTATGTGCGTTATTCCTGAAAAATACACATGCTGGTGAAGGGAATGAGAATGGAAAGGTAAATACCACCAAAGGATTTTCAGCCCGCTTTTTTACGGCGTTTAATACCAGCTTTCAGGCTATGACGGGGAAGTATACACGTGCAGTAAAATGGTTGATTACCTATAAGTGGGTAAGCCTGGGAGGCCTGGCACTCATCATAGTAAGTACGGTAGTACTGATGAATACTACTCCTAAAGGATTTATTCCGAACGAGGACGGCAGTTTTGTGGCCTTCTCATTAGCGTTGCCGCCAGGTGCCGGATTGGATCGTACTTCTGAAGTATTGCACCGGGCAGATAGTATTTTAAAGCAATATCCTGCAGTGGCGTCCAGCACTACTATCTCCGGATATAATATCCTTAGTAATGGTGCCAGCCCTGCTTACGCTATGGGATTCATGAAACTGAAGCCGATTAAAGAACGGGGGAAAGTACAGAATATTGATGCTATTACAGTGGAATTGGGAGAACAGCTCAGCAGTATAAAAGAAGGCACTTTCAGTGTATTTACTTTTCCTACCGTGCCCGGGTTTGGTACTTTCAACGGATTAGAGCTGGTATTGCAGGATCGTACCGGCGGGCAGGTAGAACAGTTTAGCGCAACGGCGAATAATTTTATTGGTGAACTGATGCAGCGGCCAGAGATTGGGGTAGCTTTTACCATGTTCAAGGCAGACTTCCCACAGTTTGAAGTACAGGTAGATGCAATAAAAGCCAAACAATTGGGAGTGAGTGTCAGCGAACTGATGATGACATTACAAACCTATTATGGCAGTAACCAGGCATCTGATTTTAACCGCTTCGGTAAATACTACCGGGTAATGGTACAGGCAGATGCAAGTGCACGCAATACGCCTGAAAGTATGGACGGTATTTTTGTGAAGAATGACCAGGGAGAAATGGTACCGGTCACGAGCATTGTAACGCTGAAGAGAATATATGGCCCTGAAATGATGAACCGGTATAACCTTTTTAATGCCATCACCATTAATGCAATGCCTAAGCCAGGATTCAGTACAGGGGATGCTATGAAAGCAGTAGAAGAAGTGGCCGCTCAAAAGCTGCCGGTGGGATATAGCTACGAATGGACTGGCCTTAGTAAAGAAGAAAAGACATCGGGCAATCAGATGGTATTGATATTTGGGCTGGCACTGGTATTTGTGTATTTCCTGCTGGCGGCACAATATGAAAGTTATATCCTTCCGCTGGCAGTATTATTATCTATTCCTACAGGTATCCTGGGCGTATTCCTGGCGATCAATATAGCGGGTATTGATAACAATATTTATGTGCAGGTGGGATTGGTAATGCTGATAGGGTTGCTGGCCAAGAATGCGATCCTGATTGTAGAATTTGCCGTACAAAGAAGAAAGGCGGGTAAAACATTATTATCTGCTTCCCTGGAAGCGGCAAAGTTGCGGTTACGTCCTATTATCATGACTTCCCTCGCATTTGTGGCAGGGCTGGTACCGTTGATGACCGTAAAAGGAGCTTCTGCCATTGGGAACCATTCTATCAGCATCGGTACAGCAGGAGGGATGTTGTCGGGGGTAATACTGGGGGTATTCATTATACCTGTACTGTTTATCGTATTTCAGTTTTTACATGAGAGGGTATCCCGTAAAAAGAAGGTCCTGGTGACAAAGGAGCATGAAATGCTCTCCCCTGTTGTGTAA